One Micromonas commoda chromosome 7, complete sequence genomic window carries:
- a CDS encoding predicted protein produces MLPSSEVAGSGEVGGGNFSSRWLHCQAFHPISGRVRNAPKNVTRPPGALPSPPPNLHVTGPKNQNPMRRAVKGPAQGGAEGKRHRPANNEENQSAVGIRSDFENGPKSQATRRSSALGDTGCQSEKSAKSPLGFKVWGTVGSLGKTTHLLADPPT; encoded by the coding sequence atGCTTCCGAGCTCCGAGGTGGCCGGCAGCGGCGAGGTGGGCGGTGGGAATTTTTCGTCGCGGTGGCTCCACTGCCAGGCGTTCCACCCCATCAGCGGCAGGGTGAGGAACGCCCCGAAGAACGTGACGCGTCCCCCCGGTGCCTTACCCTCACCACCGCCGAACCTCCACGTCACGGGACCGAAGAACCAGAACCCCATGCGCCGAGCAGTGAAGGGGCCGGCGCAGGGAGGCGCGGAAGGAAAGCGACATCGTCCAGCAAACAACGAGGAAAATCAGTCCGCAGTGGGGATCCGGTCCGATTTCGAAAATGGGCCCAAGTCACAGGCTACGCGGCGTTCCTCCGCACTGGGGGACACTGGGTGTCAGTCTGAGAAAAGTGCGAAATCGCCGCTCGGTTTCAAAGTGTGGGGGACTGTGGGTTCCCTTGGGAAAACGACACATCTCCTTGCCGATCCCCCGACGTGA
- a CDS encoding predicted protein, with the protein MGTHTHWWGSPKVMGGEFKEENKPDPWELSPYELGREYAYHHRVSGKTAAWIVAYCVALIWAVLEGAVGAPAHRIDAKGNAGTLITHPLVVARSTAILHAGVCVVFHILARRVWSGDDHDDPTKRVGPHLPARCGPLGMIVNSVLAVAFGTVFYSVLFCAFNYTSLFHRPIETMHVAAMVSSFGWVPGACLYGFPPTSGRWRRSGADTKTFWNFWEWHRVLFMGCNAPWRPADASWFLAFWLPALGCWVGAMPIPLDWGRAWQPYPITLLYGAVGGMCLGQVVAAGWAVAKWRSDDGCVLGFGGETNEREKRTRWIEEVRADEAEMLARAKRNDEYGKRRRKEERERRRREREEEEKED; encoded by the coding sequence ATGGGGACGCACACGCACTGGTGGGGCTCTCCCAAGGTGATGGGGGGAGAGTTCAAGGAGGAGAATAAGCCGGACCCGTGGGAGCTCAGTCCGTacgagctcgggcgcgagTACGCGTATCATCACCGCGTGTCGGGCAAGACCGCGGCGTGGATCGTCGCCTACTGCGTCGCGCTGATCTGGGCGGTGCTCGAGggagccgtcggcgcccccgcgcatcGTATCGATGCGAAGGGCAACGCGGGGACGCTCATCACGCACCCCCtggtcgtcgcgcgatccACCGCGATACTCCACGCGGGCGTGTGCGTCGTCTTCCACATCctggcgcgccgcgtctggtccggcgacgaccacgacgatCCGACCAAGCGAGTGGGCCCGCACCTGCCCGCGCGATGCGGACCGCTCGGCATGATCGTCAactccgtcctcgccgtcgcgttcgggACCGTGTTCTACAGCGTGTTATTCTGTGCGTTCAACTACACCTCGCTGTTTCACAGGCCGATCGAGACGatgcacgtcgccgcgatggtgtCGTCGTTTGGTTGGGTCCCGGGCGCGTGCTTGTACGGATTTCCGCCGACgtcggggcggtggcgcagatCCGGAGCCGATACGAAGACCTTCTGGAACTTCTGGGAGTGGCACAGGGTGTTGTTCATGGGATGCAACGCGCCGTGGAggcccgcggacgcctcctGGTTCCTCGCCTTCTggctccccgcgctcgggtGCTGGGTCGGCGCCATGCCCATCCCGCTCGACTGGGGCCGCGCGTGGCAGCCGTATCCGATCACGCTGCTGTACGGAGCCGTCGGGGGAATGTGTCTCGGCcaagtcgtcgccgcgggatggGCCGTGGCCAAGTGGcggagcgacgacgggtgCGTGCTGGgattcggcggcgagacgaaCGAACGGGAGAAGCGAACGAGATGGATCGAGGAAGTTCGGGCGGATGAGGCGGAGATgttggcgagggcgaagaGGAACGACGAGTACGGGAAGAGGCGGCGaaaggaggagcgcgagcggagACGaagggagcgcgaggaggaggagaaggaggattga
- a CDS encoding predicted protein encodes MEGDRPHIAEVIPKAGLVYSEKGQLGETLSKPKIMPLKSISLERIEAMEREAKQLAETMAQREKEEKEKEEKARKETRGLE; translated from the coding sequence ATGGAGGGCGACAGGCCGCACATCGCGGAGGTCATCCCCAAGGCCGGGCTCGTGTACAGCGAGAAGGGCCAACTCGGCGAGACCCTGTCCAAGCCCAAGATCATGCCCCTGAAGTCGATATCCCTCGAGCGAATCGAGGCGATGGAACGCGAGGCGAAGCAGCTCGCCGAGACGATGGCGCAGCGCGaaaaggaggagaaggagaaggaggagaaggcgcgaAAGGAAACGCGGGGGCTCGAATGA
- a CDS encoding glycosyltransferase family 51 protein (candidate bifunctional family GT51 b-glycosyltransferase/PBP transpeptidase (candidate murein polymerase)), translating to MRPSEFAPHLNAGSMTLHAVTLGTRGECIASTSSSSSTSSGDDARRWSVRGSSTDTIGRARAPSGKPRATHGSARRRRSLLEESDRALEISRHPRTGSFRARCVSASSASDDRVDAAGRRGYDEYGRVPKEQFRADVIANFPKFILASAGLIASAVAIDLFRFSRLMRRGGAEARWNDLASGENSGKESLLGGEPTVIYDVCGRVVATLSSQSVRLRDVAAPAWQAIVATEDHRFFQHRGVDVNGLGRAVVSLGRLGGGSTITQQLIKNMVLSNDRTVTRKLAEILLSLELEKRLSKERTLEAYVNNVYWGHGAFGIAAASAAYFGKTPAQLDIGEASLLAALLPCPEALSPYANPVGALRARKQALARMARHGYLSDDEAKEWGDAPLPRTLELRKPTELQRSTGLEGIDDFADVYATHRRSLGRAGIRTGTGPFPADSLNRGKSAPYRAPFFVSEALSELADLLEGREDVLARGGLKVHTTLDLDLQEKAEQLVLEDGLTTIRGVDKGEAALVAVDPANGGVRVLIGSRDYGASAHNRAVRARRCVGSAFRPFVYLAALQSGAVTPSTLLIDEAHAFEVDDTPGDGSHDSRDESRDESHPAGRRARTYTPPANGDGRGHRGVVNVRECLVDSLNVPTVKVAQMVGVDAVAATAKACGINSPMKPIGPGLSMSVGAPGSDVTPCELASAYATIAARGMYSAPHLISEVKDADGKLVYKRKGVTRAAAGKDATGKLGGLLRDALATNGFVTGVTGAPGVLAGVAGTSDGATDAWFAGYAPGLACVAWCGRDDGTELPGGGEALAAPLWGRFMRAAGARGATGERDGREGRRRRRRRRRTDKRRGEATV from the coding sequence ATGAGACCGTCGGAGTTTGCGCCGCACCTCAACGCGGGCTCCATGACACTGCATGCCGTGACGCTGGGCACCCGCGGGGAATGCATCGCTTCGacttcgtcgtcctcgtcgacctcttccggggacgacgcgcgacgatggtCCGTCCGCGGTTCGTCGACGGACACGATcggccgggcgcgcgcgccttcgggaaagcctcgcgcgacgcacgggtcagcgcggcgtcgacgttctCTTCTCGAGGAGagcgaccgcgcgctggagatATCGCGCCATCCGAGGACCGGATCgttccgcgcgcgatgcgtctccgcctcgtccgcttCCGACGACagagtcgacgccgcgggcaggCGCGGGTACGACGAGTACGGCAGGGTACCCAAGGAGCAgttccgcgccgacgtcatcgccaaCTTTCCGAAGTTCatcctcgccagcgcggggCTCATCGCCAGCGCGGTCGCCATCGATCTGTTCAGGTTTTCCAGGTTGATGAGACGCGGGGGGGCCGAGGCGCGTTGGAACGACCTGGCCTCGGGAGAAAACAGCGGCAAAGAGtctctcctcggcggcgaacccACGGTGATTTACGACGTgtgcggccgcgtcgtcgccacgctGTCGTCGCAATCGGTGCGACtgagggacgtcgcggctcccgcgtgGCAagccatcgtcgcgacggaggacCACAGATTCTTCCAACACCGCGGGGTGGACGTCAACGgcctcgggcgcgcggtggtTTCGTTGGGCAGGCTCGGGGGCGGGTCGACCATCACGCAGCAGCTGATAAAGAACATGGTGCTCTCGAACGACCGGACGGTGACGCgcaagctcgcggagatTCTCCTGTCGCTCGAGTTGGAGAAGCGCCTGAGCAAGGAACGCACGCTGGAGGCGTACGTCAACAACGTGTACTGGGGACACGGCGCGTTCGGAatagccgcggcgtcggcggcgtactTCGGCAAGACCCCGGCGCAGCTGGACATCGGCGAGGCGtcgctgctcgccgcgctgttACCCTGCCCCGAGGCGCTGAGCCCTTACGCCAACCCCGTCGGGGCGCTGAGGGCTCGCAAgcaggcgctggcgcggaTGGCCAGACACGGGTACCTGTCAGACGACGAGGCTAAGGAgtggggcgacgcgccgttGCCGCGAACGTTGGAGCTGAGGAAACCCACCGAACTGCAGAGAAGCACGGGGTTGGAGGGAATCGACGATTTCGCCGACGTTTACGCCACGCACAGGCGCAGTTTGGGGCGGGCGGGCATACGTACGGGCACGGGCCCATTCCCAGCCGATTCCCTTAACCGCGGCAAGTCTGCCCCGTACCGGGCTCCGTTCTTCGTCTCCGAGGCGCtctccgagctcgcggacctcctcgagggacgcgaggacgTGCTCGCCAGGGGCGGCCTCAAGGTTCACACGACCCTCGACCTGGACCTGCAGGAAAAGGCTGAGCAGCTCGTGCTCGAGGACGGGCTCACGACgattcgcggcgtcgacaagggcgaagccgcgctcgtcgccgtggacccCGCCAACGGAGGCGTCCGGGTGCTCATCGGGAGCAGGGACTacggggcgtcggcgcacaaccgcgcggtgagggcgcgacggtgcGTCGGGTCCGCGTTCAGGCCGTTCGTGTACCTCGCGGCCCTTCAgtccggcgcggtgaccccCTCGACTTTGCTCATAgacgaggcgcacgcgtTCGAGGTTGATGATACCCCCGGCGATGGGTCACACGATTCACGCGACGAGTCACGCGACGAGTCACACCCggccgggcgtcgcgcgcgtacgtacacgccgcccgcgaacggtgacgggcgcggacacAGGGGCGTCGTGAACGTGCGCGAGTGCCTGGTGGACTCGTTGAACGTCCCGACGGTCAAGGTGGCGCAGatggtcggcgtcgacgcggtggcggctaCGGCCAAGGCGTGCGGGATCAACTCGCCGATGAAACCAATCGGCCCGGGACTTTCGATGTCCGTGGGAGCCCCCGGGTCGGACGTGACGCCGTGCGAGctggcgtcggcgtacgccacgatcgccgcgcgggggatgTACAGCGCGCCGCACCTCATCTCCGAGGTCAAGGACGCGGACGGTAAGCTCGTGTACAAACGTAAAggggtgacgcgcgcggcggcgggaaaggacgcgacggggaagctcggcggcttgctccgcgacgccctcgcgacgaacggGTTCGTGACCGGCGTGACCGGCGCCCCGGGGGTcctcgcgggggtggcgggcacgagcgacggggcgacggaCGCTTGGTTCGCCGGGTACGCGCCGGGTTTGGCGTGCGTGGCGTGGTGCGGGCGGGACGACGGGACCGAgctgcccggcggcggcgaagcgttGGCGGCGCCGCTGTGGGGACGGTTCatgcgggcggcgggggcgaggggggcgacgggggagagggacgggcgggaggggaggcggaggaggaggaggaggaggaggacggatAAGCGGAggggcgaggcgacggttTGA
- a CDS encoding predicted protein — protein sequence MGGTASKFKPTPAGGSRRADTPFNAYTSGARRNSSGYVVTPQDSGGTCASLFRSKTSVARPEDAAPARRPTRKPSDPNDAVFSPSHAHPMVANLISELAQSGILAELDSTAREVAAGRVSPFDDGDRPDGPDPSAPVKIRARSILRRNSSITAPDPNAPAAPDAPLAPGAPRVGTAARKLTWSSFERVQVYDVDDKSRQCSFVQPGLPRRKSTGSSTIVSRSTTHSHSASFFRDLSAYAASLSSDAQLCDDTRGGGGFAMDRESHAAAARIAQQLTRHEIHAGGTASLDPVARCGKMLRRKVTPRVAAMVEDAAFRAKLAAAAVVDAGYGTHVGDLPRDADGEIVDLDPASFGPAGVVVERPKAVATAGDALLSWISAECETRIREREETNASVESMDGDVVRLLARVDAMCDAIPSRRLARALRDLHRARLRLVDARAKARALDATRDYLRGIVLDARDVGEEASARASGGGRVDLSRAGEPCETMAGEFFYCLALGGMLR from the coding sequence atggGAGGAACCGCCTCCAAGTTCaagccgacgccggcgggaggAAGCCGACGCGCCGATACCCCCTTCAACGCGTACacctccggcgcgcgccgcaaCTCATCCGGATATGTGGTGACGCCTCAGGACTCGGGGGGAACCTGCGCCAGCCTCTTTCGGAGCAAAACCAGCGTCGCCAggcccgaggacgccgccccggcccgcCGTCCCACGCGCAAGCCCTCCGATCCTAACGACGCCGTCTTCTCCCCCTCGCACGCCCATCCGATGGTCGCCAACCTCAtctccgagctcgcgcagtCCGGCATCCTGGCCGAGCTCGACTCGACTGCGCGCGAAGTCGCGGCGGGCAGAGTCTCGcccttcgacgacggcgacaggCCCGACGGACCGGacccctccgcgcccgtcaagATCCGGGCGAGGAGCATCCTCCGTCGAAACAGCTCCATCACCGCCCCGGACCCTAACGCCCCAGCCGCTCCCGACGCACCTctcgccccgggcgcgccgcgcgtcggaaccgccgcgaggaagctCACCTGGAGCTCCTTCGAACGCGTCCAGGTctacgacgtcgacgacaaGTCCAGGCAGTGCTCCTTCGTGCAACCCGGCCTGCCCCGGCGCAAGTCCACCGGCAGCTCCACCATCGTGTCGAGGTCCACCACCCACTCCCACTCCGCGTCCTTCTTCCGCGACCtctccgcgtacgccgcctcgctctcctccgacgcacagctgtgcgatgatacacgcggcggcggcgggttcgcgatggaccgcgagtcccacgccgccgccgcgcgcatcgcgcagCAGCTCACGCGGCACGAGATCCACGCGGGAGGGACGGCATCGTTGGACCCCGTCGCGAGGTGCGGCAAGATGCTCCGCCGGAAGGTCACGCCCAGagtcgcggcgatggtcgaggacgccgcttttcgcgccaagctcgccgccgccgccgtcgtcgatgccggcTACGGGACTCACGTCGGGGACCTCCCGAgagacgccgacggcgagatcGTCGACCTGGACCCCGCCTCCTTCGggcccgcgggcgtcgtcgtcgaacggcCGAAGGCGGTGGCCACAGCCGGAGACGCCCTCCTCTCGTGGATCTCCGCCGAGTGCGAGACCCGCATCCGGGAACGCGAGgagacgaacgcgtccgtcgagTCTAtggacggggacgtcgtGCGGCTCCTCGCCAGGGTGGACGCGATGTGCGACGCGATTCCGTCCCGGcggctcgcgagggcgctcagGGATTTGCATCGCGCGAGGCTTCGGCTGGTTGACGCCAGGGCCAAGGCCAGGGCGCTAGACGCGACCAGGGACTACCTTCGGGGGATCGTgctggacgcgagggacgtcggcgaggaggcgagcgcgcgggcgagcggcggcgggcgggtggATTTGAGCCGGGCGGGTGAGCCGTGCGAGACGATGGCGGGGGAGTTCTTCTACTGCCTGGCGCTGGGCGGGATGCTGCGGTAG
- a CDS encoding predicted protein encodes MAGFGSFSHALLVSSSAGLGLALDAVASPKGFAAPLCANGDAPLAAPLCANGDAPSLATGFAGAAAPKGDAGAAPPAAGGAPNGDAGLAPPPAGAPNGDAGLAAAGVAAPKGDAGDAGDAGEAGGLAEVAASSADAGMSKGDAAGGLDPEDFSNGSSKPLTLPLLLPSPNVDGRGLGDRFRAADIPARAAASSGVSSSPPAARTAVEEARRRRALNPQPLSALAPRATEAPCLARATAACVDDNATTLILLICGVFSYPLSPCADERAPTPPGDRVECRAERPTASDVMQDLSSFEKLGPECLTDCLCVT; translated from the coding sequence ATGGCCGGCTTTGGCAGCTTCTcccacgcgctcctcgtgtcctcctccgccggcttgggcttggccctcgacgccgtcgcctcgccgaaggggttcgcggcgccgctctgcgcgaacggcgacgcgcccttggccgcgccgctctgcgcgaacggcgacgcgccctccttggcgacggggttcgccggcgcggccgctCCGAAGGgtgacgccggcgcggcgccgcccgccgcggggggcgctcCGAATGGTGACGCGGGCTtggccccgccgcccgcgggcgctccGAATGGTGacgcgggcttggcggcggcgggggtggcggccCCGaaaggcgacgcgggggatgCGGGGGAtgcgggggaggcggggggcttggcggaggtggccgcgtcgagcgcggacgcgggcatgtcgaagggcgacgcggccgggggCTTGGATCCCGAGGATTTCTCGAACGGATCCTCGAAGCCCTTGACCTTGCCCTTGCTCTTGCCCTCGCCGAACGTCGACGGGAGGGGCTTGGGGGACCGCTTCCGCGCCGCTGacatccccgcgcgcgcggcggcctcttCGGGGGtgtcatcctcgccgcccgcggcgcgcaccgccgtcgaggaggcgcgtcgacgacgcgcgttgAACCCGCAACCCTTGAGCGCTCtcgcaccccgcgcgacggAAGCGCCgtgcctcgctcgcgcgaccgccgcctgcgTCGACGAtaacgcgacgacgctcatTCTGTTGATCTGTGGGGTGTTCTCCTACCCTCTCTCTCCCTGCGCTGACGAGCGAGCGCCCACACCTCCGGGCGATCGGGTCGAGTGTCGCGCAGAGCGCCCAACCGCCTCTGACGTGATGCAAGATCTTTCGAGCTTTGAGAAGTTGGGCCCTGAATGCCTGACTGACTGCCTGTGCGTAACCTGA
- the SBPASE gene encoding Sedoheptulose-1,7-bisphosphatase (Calvin cycle enzyme. ChloroP positive, cTP length 27 aa) produces the protein MAAMTRAMPTLAVRASAGAAPRRAAAKASKAPVRAARDVRVQGGDAYGASGTSFYTTTEKQESYDSLDNVLDAKCADPEVRTVIKEQLDACADITEALRSALVTVEGSSNTFGDAQLSVDVIADQIMWDAVKSSAVVAFGASEEEPVVKPCNPNGRFTVCWDPLDGSSIVDNNWAVGTMIGIWSKETGSGDDGMLGATGRDQVTALIAIYGPRTTVLVGLDDGVYEFSYGCTPDGCQLPDGTFEPWICSRKQIKINPDSRIFSPANMRAGQEVAGYKKLMDYYIDNKYTLRYSGGLVPDVYQQFTKNMGIFTNPTSDKSPAKLRLAFEASPFGLLVEKAGGKTSDGVTGGSVLDVKITQVDQRTALCIGSANEVDRFNSFVLGK, from the exons ATGGCTGCCATG ACCCGTGCCATGCCCACCCTCGCGgttcgcgcctccgccggcgccgcgccccgtcgcgccgccgccaaggcctCCAAGgcgcccgtccgcgcggcccgcgacgtgcgcgtccagggcggcgacgcctaCGGCGCCTCCGGCACCTCCTTCTACACCACCACCGAGAAGCAGGAGTCCTACGACTCCCTCGAcaacgtcctcgacgcgaagTGCGCCGACCCCGAGGTCCGCACCGTCATCAAGGAGCAGCTCGACGCCTGCGCCGACATCACCGAGGCCCTCcgctccgcgctcgtcaccgtcgaggGTTCCTCCAACAccttcggcgacgcgcagctctccgtggacgtcatcgccgatCAGATCATGTGGGACGCGGTCAagtcctccgccgtcgtcgcgttcggcgcctccgaggaggagcccgtCGTGAAGCCCTGCAACCCCAACGGCCGCTTCACCGTGTGCTGGGATCCCCTCGACGGTTCCTCCATCGTCGACAACAACTGGGCCGTCGGCACCATGATCGGCATCTGGTCCAAGGAGACGGGCTCCGGCGATGACGGCATGCTCGGCGCCACCGGCCGCGATCaggtcaccgcgctcatcgccatCTACGGCCCACGCAccaccgtcctcgtcggtctcgacgacggcgtgtaCGAGTTCTCCTACGGGTGCACCCCCGACGGCTGCCAACTCCCCGACGGCACCTTCGAGCCCTGGATCTGCTCCCGCAAGCAGATCAAGATCAACCCCGACTCCCGCATCTTCTCCCCGGCGAACATGCGCGCGGGCCAGGAGGTCGCCGGCTACAAGAAGCTCATGGACTACTACATCGACAACAAGTACACCCTCCGCTACTCCGGCGGTCTCGTCCCCGACGTGTACCAGCAGTTCACCAAGAACATGGGCATCTTCACCAACCCCACCTCGGACAAGTCCCCCGCCAAGCTCCGcctcgcgttcgaggcgagCCCCttcggcctcctcgtcgagaaGGCCGGCGGCAAGAcctccgacggcgtcaccgGTGGCTCCGTGCTCGACGTGAAGATCACCCAGGTGGACCAGCGCACCGCGCTCTGCATCGGCTCCGCCAACGAGGTTGATCGCTTCAACAGCTTCGTCCTCGGAAAGTAA